Proteins from a genomic interval of Callospermophilus lateralis isolate mCalLat2 chromosome 1, mCalLat2.hap1, whole genome shotgun sequence:
- the LOC143386809 gene encoding olfactory receptor 7A10-like, with protein MCSSMGISEDPELQPLIFGLFLSMYLVTVLGNLLIILATISDSHLHMPMYFFLSNLSFVDICFTSTTVPKMLVNIQMQKLDNFLLAMIAYDMYVAICHTLQYTVIMNPRLCGLLVLVVQLACSDTFLNDLMRYLVTVLLGVGPLAGILYSYSKIVSSICANSSAQGRYKAFSTCASHLSVVSLFYGTGFDVYFNSAATQSLPSSATASVMYTVVTLMLNPFIYSLRNKDVKGALRRLSGGKL; from the exons ATGTGCTCCTCCATG GGAATTTCAGAGGACCCAGAACTGCAGCCCCTCATCTTTGGGCTGTTCCTCTCCATGTACCTGGTCACTGTGCTGgggaacctgctcatcatcctggccACCATCTCAGACTCTCACCTGCACATGCctatgtacttcttcctctccaacctgtcctttGTGGACATCTGCTTCACCTCCACCACCGTCCCCAAGATGCTGGTGAACATCCAGATGCAGA aGCTGGACAACTTCCTCCTGGCTATGATAGCCTATGACATGTATGTGGCCATCTGCCACACGCTGCAGTACACTGTCATCATGAATCCCAGGCTCTGTGGTTTGCTGGTTCTG GTGGTTCAACTTGCCTGCTCTGACACCTTTCTTAATGATTTGATGAGGTATCTTGTAACTGTGTTGCTGGGAGTTGGCCCCCTGGCTGGCATCCTTTACTCCTACTCCAAGATCGTGTCCTCCATCTGTGCAAACTCATCAGCTCAGGGCAGGTacaaagccttctccacctgtgcaTCTCACCTCTCTGTGGTCTCCTTATTTTATGGCACAGGCTTTGATGTGTACTTCAATTCTGCTGCAACCCAGAGCTTACCCTCCAGTGCAACAGCCTCTGTAATGTACACCGTGGTCACCCTGatgctgaaccccttcatctacagcctgaggaatAAGGATGTGAAGGGAGCCCTGAGAAGGCTCTCTGGAGGGAAATTATGA
- the LOC143386804 gene encoding olfactory receptor 7A10-like yields the protein MEPGNNTRVSEFHLLGFSEDPELQPLIFGLFFSVYLVTVLGNLLIILATISDSHLHTPMYFFLSNLSFVDMCFTSTTIPKMLVNIQTQSKAITYAGCITQMFFFMVFLEVDNFLLTVMAYDRYVAICHPLHYTVIMNSRLCGLLVLVCWILSVLHALLQSLMVLRLSFCKHVEIPHFFCELNQVIRLACSDTFLNDAVMYLVTVLLGGAPITSIVYSYSKIVSSIRAISSAQGRYKAFSTCASHLSVVFLFYGTGLGVYFSSAAAQSSPSSATASVMYTVVTPMLNPFIYSLRNEDVKGALRRLFGGKL from the coding sequence ATGGAACCAGGGAATAATACAAGAGTATCAGAATTTCATTTGCTGGGATTTTCAGAGGACCCAGAACTGCAGCCCCTCATCTTTGGGCTGTTCTTCTCCGTGTACCTGGTCACTGTGCTGgggaacctgctcatcatcctggccACCATCTCAGACTCCCACCTGCACacgcccatgtacttcttcctctccaacctgtcctttGTGGACATGTGCTTCACCTCCACCACCATCCCCAAGATGCTGGTGAACATCCAGACACAGAGCAAGGCCATTACCTATGCAGGCTGCATCACACAGATGTTCTTTTTCATGGTTTTCCTAGAGGTGGACAACTTCCTCCTGACTGTGATGGCCTATGATAGGTATGTGGCCATCTGCCACCCACTGCACTACACTGTCATCATGAATTCCAGGCTCTGTGGTTTGCTGGTTCTGGTGTGCTGGATCCTGAGTGTCCTGCATGCCCTGTTACAAAGCTTAATGGTGTTGCGACTTTCCTTCTGCAAACACGTAGAAATCCCCCACTTTTTCTGTGAACTCAACCAGGTGATCCGACTTGCCTGTTCTGACACCTTTCTGAATGATGCTGTGATGTATCTTGTAACTGTGTTGCTGGGAGGTGCCCCCATCACTAGCATCGTTTACTCCTACTCCAAGATCGTGTCCTCCATCCGTGCAATCTCTTCAGCTCAGGGCAGGTacaaagccttctccacctgtgcgTCTCACCTCTCCGTGGTCTTCTTATTTTATGGCACAGGCCTGGGTGTGTACTTTAGTTCTGCTGCAGCCCAGAGCTCACCCTCCAGTGCAACAGCCTCTGTAATGTACACCGTGGtcacccccatgctgaaccccttcatctacagTCTGAGGAATGAGGATGTGAAGGGAGCCCTGAGAAGACTCTTTGGAGGGAAACTGTAG
- the LOC143386807 gene encoding olfactory receptor 7A10-like, with protein sequence MESGNNTRVSEFLLLGFSEDSELQPLIFGLFLSMYLVTVLGNLLIILATISNPHLHTPMYFFLSNLSFVDICFTSTTVPKMLVNIQTQSKAITYAGCITQMCLFLVFGELDNFLLAVMAYDRFVAICHPLQYTVIMNPRLCGLLVLVCWILSVLHALLQSLVVLRLSFSPHLEIPHFFCELNQVIQLACSDIFLNNMLMYFIALLLASIALIGILYSYAKIASSIRAISSAQGKYKAFSTCASHLSVVSLFYGTGFGVYLSSAAAQSSPSSATASVMYTVVTPMLNPFIYSLRNKDIKQSLKSLFGG encoded by the coding sequence ATGGAATCAGGAAACAATACAAGGGTCTCAGAATTCCTTCTTCTGGGATTTTCAGAGGACTCAGAACTGCAGCCCCTCATCTTTGGgctgttcctgtccatgtacctggtcactgtgctggggaacctgctcatcatcctggccACCATCTCAAACCCCCACCTGCAcacacccatgtacttcttcctctccaacctgtcctttGTGGACATCTGCTTCACCTCCACCACTGTCCCCAAGATGTTGGTGAACATCCAGACACAGAGCAAGGCCATCACCTATGCAGGCTGCATCACCCAGATGTGCCTTTTCTTAGTTTTTGGAGAGTTGGACAACTTCCTCCTGGCTGTGATGGCCTATGACCGGTTTGTAGCCATCTGCCACCCCCTGCAATACACTGTCATCATGAATCCCAGACTCTGTGGTTTGCTGGTTTTAGTGTGCTGGATCCTGAGTGTCCTGCATGCCCTGTTACAAAGCTTAGTGGTGTTACGACTATCTTTCAGCCCACATTTAGAAATCCCCCACTTTTTCTGTGAACTCAACCAGGTGATCCAACTTGCCTGTTCTGACATCTTCCTTAATAATATGTTGATGTATTTTATTGCCCTGTTGTTGGCTTCTATTGCCCTCATTGGCATCCTTTACTCTTATGCTAAGATAGCTTCCTCCATCCGTGCAATCTCATCAGCTCAAGGCAAGTAtaaagccttctccacctgtgcgTCTCACCTCTCCGTGGTCTCCTTATTTTATGGCACAGGCTTTGGTGTGTACCTGAGTTCTGCTGCAGCCCAGAGCTCACCCTCCAGTGCAACAGCCTCAGTGATGTACACCGTGGtcacccccatgctgaaccccttcatctacagTCTGAGGAACAAGGACATAAAACAATCTCTGAAAAGTCTTTTTGGAGGGTAA
- the LOC143400200 gene encoding olfactory receptor 7C2-like, translating into MERENQTEADNFVLLGFTDDPDLQSLLFGLLLAMYLVTVLGNLLIILATISDSHLHTPMYFFLSNLSLADIGFTSTTIPKALRNIHTHSKGITFVGCISQVYFFVLFGCQDNLLLTVMAYDRFLAICHPLHYVVIMKSQLCLLMALGSWLVSVLGSLPETLTVLRLSFCTKLKIPHFFCDLPEVLKLACSDTLINNIVVYTVTIVLGVFPLSGILLSYSQIFSSILRISSAEGKYKAFSTCGSHLLVVSLFYGTGLGVYLSSAAAPSSRMSLMASVLYTMLTPMLNPFIYSLRNRDIKVALGRVLSKMVPLN; encoded by the coding sequence ATGGAAAGAGAAAACCAAACAGAAGCTGACAACTTCGTCCTCCTGGGATTCACAGACGACCCTGACCTGCAGTCCCTCCTCTTTGGACTGCTTCTGGCCATGTACCTGGTCACTGTGCTGgggaacctgctcatcatcctggccACCATCTCAGACTCCCACCTGCACacgcccatgtacttcttcctctccaacctgtccctggCTGACATTGGCTTCACCTCCACCACCATCCCCAAGGCTCTCAGGAACATCCACACTCACAGCAAAGGGATCACCTTTGTAGGCTGCATCTCACAggtgtatttttttgttttgtttggatgcCAGGATAATTTGCTCCTGACagtgatggcctatgaccgcttCTTGGCCATCTGTCACCCCCTGCACTATGTGGTCATCATGAAGTCACAGCTCTGTCTGCTCATGGCTCTGGGGTCCTGGTTGGTCAGTGTCCTGGGCTCCCTGCCAGAGACCTTGACCGTCTTGAGGCTGTCCTTTTGCACAAAATTGAAAATCCCTCACTTTTTCTGTGATCTTCCTGAGGTTCTGAAGCTCGCCTGCTCTGACACACTCATCAACAACATAGTGGTCTACACTGTTACCATTGTCCTGGGTGTCTTCCCTCTAAGTGGCATCCTCCTCTCCTATTCTCAGATTTTCTCCTCCATCCTGAGGATCTCATCAGCTGAGGGGAAGTacaaagccttctccacctgtgggtCTCACCTCCTGGTGGTCTCCTTGTTCTATGGCACTGGCCTTGGGGTCTACCTCAGTTCTGCTGCTGCACCATCCTCTAGGATGAGTCTCATGGCCTCAGTGCTCTACACCATGCtcacccccatgctgaacccTTTCATCTACAGTCTCAGGAACAGGGACATCAaggtggccctggggagagtcctcaGCAAGATGGTGCCTCTCAACTAA
- the LOC143400211 gene encoding olfactory receptor 7C2-like has protein sequence MERGNQTGNFILLGFTDDPDLQSLFFGLLLAMYLVTVLGNLLIILAVISDSHLHTPMYFFLSNLSLADIGFTSTTIPKALRNIQTHSKGITFSSCISQIYFFVLFGCQDNLLLTVMAYDRFVAICHPLHYVDNMSPWLCLLMALGSWFLSVLGALPGTLTILRLSFCTKIEIPHFFCDLPEILKLACSDTLINNIVVYTVTIILGVFPLTGILFSYSQIFSSILRISSDRGKYKAFSTCGSHLLVVSLFYGTGLGVYLSSVATLSSRIALMASVMYTMVTPMLNPFIYSLRNRDIKVALGRVLSKMVPLSERINAHLL, from the coding sequence ATGGAAAGAGGAAACCAAACAGGCAACTTCATCCTCCTGGGATTCACAGACGACCCTGACCTGCAGTCCCTCTTCTTTGGCCTGCTTCTGGCCATGTACCTGGTCACTGTGCTGGGCaacctgctcatcatcctggctGTCATCTCAGACTCCCACCTGCACacgcccatgtacttcttcctctccaacctgtccctggCTGACATTGGCTTCACCTCCACCACCATCCCCAAGGCTCTCAGGAACATCCAGACTCACAGCAAAGGGATCACCTTTTCCAGCTGCATCTCacagatttatttttttgttttgtttggatgcCAGGACAACTTGCTCCTGACagtgatggcctatgaccgctttGTGGCCATCTGTCACCCCCTGCACTATGTGGACAACATGAGCCCATGGCTCTGTCTGCTCATGGCTCTGGGGTCCTGGTTCCTCAGTGTCCTGGGTGCCCTGCCTGGGACCTTGACCATCTTGAGGCTGTCCTTTTGCACCAAAATAGAAATCCCTCACTTTTTCTGTGATCTTCCTGAAATCCTGAAGCTCGCCTGCTCTGACACACTCATCAACAACATAGTGGTGTACACTGTGACCATCATTCTGGGTGTCTTCCCTCTCACTGGCATCCTCTTCTCTTACTCTCAGATTTTCTCCTCCATCCTGAGGATCTCATCAGACAGGGGCAAGTacaaagccttctccacctgtgggtCTCACCTCCTGGTGGTCTCCTTGTTCTATGGCACTGGCCTTGGGGTCTACCTAAGTTCTGTAGCCACACTGTCATCTAGGATAGCTCTGATGGCCTCAGTGATGTACACCATGGtcacccccatgctgaacccTTTCATCTACAGTCTGAGGAACAGGGACATCAaggtggccctggggagagtcctcaGCAAGATGGTGCCTCTCAGTGAAAGGATCAACGCACATCTCCTCTGA